A region from the Sandaracinus amylolyticus genome encodes:
- a CDS encoding alpha/beta hydrolase: MPYRTFARSALRAVLASPEPLLRSMLGELPRNDRGHELDLGVGAFLRGVAAQRPKTSSRPLAHLRHEMDHRAPLADFARCALHRVHERDVEIPGVGHSIPVRVYEPGPPTATPRPIVVYFHGGGFCIGSLRSHDGLCSRIARRADCIVVAVEYRLAPEHRFPAAVEDALAAFRWTAEHAHELGGDRHRVAVAGDSAGGNLAAVVAWHERGRDPRPCFQLLVYPVTDWAHDTESYRLFAEGFLHEADAMMFFRENYLGGCAVSAADPMASVLHAPCVRGAPRAHVVTAGFDPLRDEGERYARKLEAAGVHVDLQCEESLVHGFFSLGGILHTSRRAIDRAIDALARGMRA, encoded by the coding sequence ATGCCGTACCGCACGTTCGCCCGCAGCGCTCTGCGCGCCGTCCTCGCGTCGCCCGAGCCGCTCCTGCGCTCGATGCTCGGCGAGCTCCCGCGCAACGATCGCGGTCACGAGCTCGATCTCGGCGTCGGCGCGTTCCTGCGCGGCGTCGCGGCCCAGCGCCCGAAGACGAGCTCGCGCCCGCTCGCGCACCTGCGCCACGAGATGGATCATCGCGCGCCGCTCGCCGACTTCGCGCGATGTGCGCTGCATCGCGTGCACGAGCGCGACGTCGAGATCCCCGGCGTCGGCCACTCGATCCCGGTGCGCGTGTACGAGCCCGGCCCGCCCACCGCGACGCCGCGCCCCATCGTCGTCTACTTCCACGGCGGCGGCTTCTGCATCGGCAGCCTGCGCTCGCACGACGGCCTCTGCAGCCGCATCGCGCGCCGCGCCGACTGCATCGTGGTCGCGGTCGAGTACCGCCTCGCGCCCGAGCACCGCTTCCCGGCGGCGGTCGAGGACGCGCTCGCCGCGTTCCGCTGGACCGCGGAGCACGCGCACGAGCTCGGCGGCGATCGTCATCGCGTCGCGGTCGCGGGCGACAGCGCGGGCGGCAACCTCGCGGCGGTGGTCGCGTGGCACGAGCGCGGTCGCGATCCTCGCCCGTGCTTCCAGCTCCTCGTGTACCCGGTGACCGACTGGGCGCACGACACCGAGTCGTATCGCCTCTTCGCCGAGGGCTTCCTCCACGAGGCCGACGCGATGATGTTCTTCCGCGAGAACTACCTCGGCGGATGCGCGGTGTCGGCGGCGGACCCGATGGCCTCGGTGCTGCACGCGCCCTGCGTGCGCGGCGCGCCGCGCGCGCACGTCGTCACCGCGGGGTTCGATCCGCTGCGCGACGAGGGCGAGCGCTACGCGCGCAAGCTCGAAGCAGCGGGCGTGCACGTCGATCTCCAGTGCGAGGAGTCGCTGGTGCACGGCTTCTTCTCGCTGGGCGGCATCCTGCACACGTCGCGGCGCGCCATCGATCGTGCGATCGACGCGCTCGCGCGCGGCATGCGCGCCTGA